One stretch of Cyanobacteria bacterium GSL.Bin1 DNA includes these proteins:
- a CDS encoding NADP(H)-dependent aldo-keto reductase, with translation MEYRQLGNSHLQVSLICLGTMTWGEQNTQEEGFEQMDYALEQGINFFDTAEMYAVPPKAATYGRTEEIIGEWFQSRKQRDRVILATKVAGKTTMDWIRGGKNQLDRPNITEALENSLKRLKTDYIDLYQLHWPDRPTNRFGKLGFAYAADELPPHEEEKMHEVLTVLDEFIKAGKIRTIGLSNESPWGVMTYLRLAEKYSLPRMVSIQNAYNLLNRKFEVGLSEIAVRENCRLLAYSPLGAGTLTGKYLGGKIPPGSRRSLDSRSSRYNNPRAESATKAYLEVAKRHNLDPAQMAIAFVNQQPFLTANIIGATSMEQLKTNIGAMHLKLTEEALKDIEAVHQETPNPCP, from the coding sequence ATGGAATATCGTCAACTTGGCAATAGTCATTTGCAAGTCAGTCTGATCTGTCTGGGAACCATGACTTGGGGGGAACAAAATACCCAAGAAGAAGGGTTTGAACAGATGGATTATGCCCTGGAACAAGGGATTAATTTTTTTGATACGGCAGAAATGTATGCGGTTCCGCCAAAAGCAGCAACCTATGGACGTACCGAAGAAATTATTGGGGAATGGTTTCAAAGTCGTAAACAGCGCGATCGCGTCATTCTCGCCACTAAGGTCGCCGGTAAAACGACAATGGACTGGATTCGCGGGGGTAAGAATCAATTAGACCGCCCCAATATTACCGAAGCCCTGGAAAACAGCCTGAAACGCCTCAAAACCGATTATATTGACCTCTATCAACTGCACTGGCCCGATCGTCCTACCAATCGCTTCGGGAAACTGGGCTTTGCCTATGCTGCGGACGAATTACCTCCCCATGAGGAGGAAAAAATGCACGAAGTGCTCACTGTTTTAGATGAATTCATCAAAGCGGGAAAAATTCGCACCATTGGCCTATCCAACGAAAGTCCGTGGGGAGTGATGACCTATCTGCGACTTGCGGAAAAATATAGTCTCCCGCGCATGGTTAGCATTCAAAATGCTTATAACTTACTGAACCGGAAATTTGAAGTGGGCTTATCGGAAATTGCCGTGCGTGAAAATTGTCGCTTACTCGCTTACTCCCCACTGGGTGCGGGAACCTTAACTGGAAAATATTTGGGTGGCAAGATTCCCCCTGGCAGCCGGCGCAGCTTAGATTCTCGTTCCTCTCGCTATAATAATCCTCGCGCCGAAAGTGCAACCAAAGCTTATTTAGAAGTGGCCAAACGCCACAATTTAGATCCAGCACAAATGGCGATCGCGTTTGTCAATCAACAACCGTTTCTCACCGCTAATATTATTGGTGCGACCAGCATGGAACAACTGAAAACCAATATTGGGGCAATGCACTTAAAATTAACAGAAGAAGCTTTAAAAGATATTGAAGCGGTCCATCAAGAAACCCCCAATCCTTGCCCTTAA